One genomic window of Blastopirellula retiformator includes the following:
- a CDS encoding YjfB family protein, translated as MTGLDPAVASVLAAKDAQTKSQIGYAVAKKGLDAVEQQGEAVVSLIESAGRIGKEAGKGGSFDAFG; from the coding sequence ATGACAGGTTTAGATCCAGCGGTTGCGAGCGTTTTGGCGGCGAAAGATGCCCAAACGAAGTCGCAAATCGGCTACGCGGTCGCGAAAAAAGGCCTGGATGCCGTCGAACAACAAGGCGAAGCGGTCGTTTCGTTGATCGAATCAGCGGGACGTATCGGCAAAGAGGCGGGCAAAGGGGGATCCTTCGACGCCTTTGGTTAA